Proteins co-encoded in one Accipiter gentilis chromosome 5, bAccGen1.1, whole genome shotgun sequence genomic window:
- the LOC126038319 gene encoding cryptochrome-1-like isoform X2: MQHSAIHWFRKGLRLHDNPALLAAAADCHRLHPLFILDPSSSRAGTNAWRFLLDALRDLDGSLREMGSRLFVVQGCPEEVFPRLFHAWGTTRLTFEVDTEPSARQRDANVAKLAERHGVEVIREVSHTLYNTERVLALNDGKAPLTYKGLQSLLASLGPPEKPAPTLTLEHLQGCHTPCQVSHDTEYGVPTLEELGQDPTKVGPHLYPGGETAALTRLNSLMDRTAWLCSFKKPETEPTSLSPSTTVLSPYLKFGCLSVRTFWWWLDEVYQRREHSQPPVSLHGQLLWREFFYTAGAGIPNFDRMVGNPICLQVDWDNNPQHLCAWKEGQTAYPFIDAIMTQLRTEGWIHHLARHAVACFLTRGDLWISWEEGLKVFEELLLDADWSLNAGNWLWLSGSAFFHRYFHIYSPVAFGKKTDRDGAYIRKYLPVLKDFPAKYIYEPWKAPRAVQEQAGCLVGTHYPQPIVEHGAASKRNLGRMKAARTQKGNESPRRHQAPLAPCRHSSCLPLLQAPSGKKQLASQWLNHKGKSPRPSNTDPHREPQLWVRHYLSGFDPFCSTASH; encoded by the exons ATGCAGCACAGCGCTATCCACTGGTTTCGGAAAGGTCTCCGGCTGCACGACAACCCGGCGCTGCTGGCAGCGGCGGCTGATTGCCACCGCCTTCATCCCCTCTTCATCCTCGACCCGTCCAGCAGCCGGGCAGGCACCAACGCCTGGCGGTTCCTCCTCGATGCCCTGCGGGACTTGGATGGGAGCCTGCGGGAAATGGGCTCCAG GCTGTTTGTGGTgcagggctgcccagaggaggtgTTCCCCCGTCTCTTCCATGCCTGGGGGACAACACGGTTGACCTTCGAGGTGGACACCGAACCCTCTGCCCGCCAGCGCGATGCCAACGTGGCCAAGCTGGCAGAACGGCATGGTGTGGAGGTGATCCGGGAGGTGTCCCACACCCTCTACAACACCGAGAG AGTCCTTGCCTTGAACGATGGCAAAGCCCCCCTGACCTACAAGGGCCTGCAGAGCCTCCTGGCATCCCTCGGACCCCCAGAGAAGCCGGCCCCAACACTCACATTGGAACATCTCCAGG GCTGCCACACCCCATGCCAGGTCAGCCATGACACTGAGTACGGGGTCCCCACCTTGGAGGAGCTGGGCCAGGACCCCACCAAGGTGGGTCCTCACCTCTACCCCGGCGGGGAGACAGCAGCACTCACCCGGCTCAACTCACTCATGGACAGGACG GCCTGGCTGTGCAGCTTCAAGAAGCCCGAGACGGAGCCCACCTCACTGAGCCCCAGCACCACAGTCCTCAGCCCCTACCTCAAATTCGGCTGCCTATCGGTCCGCACCTTCTGGTGGTGGCTGGACGAGGTCTACCAGAGG CGGGAGCACTCCCAGCCCCCAGTCTCCTTGCACGGGCAGCTCCTCTGGAGGGAATTTTTCTACACCGCCGGCGCTGGCATCCCCAATTTCGACAGGATGGTCGGCAACCCCATCTGCCTGCAGGTCGACTGGGACAACAACCCCCAGCACCTCTGTGCCTGGAAGGAG GGCCAGACAGCCTATCCCTTCATCGACGCCATCATGACCCAGCTGCGCACCGAGGGCTGGATCCACCACCTTGCTCGGCATGCTGTTGCCTGCTTCCTCACCCGCGGGGACCTTTGGATCTCCTGGGAAGAAGGGCTGAAG GTCTTTGAGGAGCTCCTGCTGGATGCTGACTGGTCCCTCAATGCCGGCAACTGGCTGTGGCTGTCAGGCAGTGCCTTCTTCCACCGATATTTCCACATCTACTCACCTGTTGCCTTTGGCAAGAAGACAGACCGGGACGGAGCATACATTCG AAAATACCTCCCTGTCCTCAAGGATTTCCCTGCCAAGTACATCTATGAACCGTGGAAGGCACCACGGGCTGTGCAGGAACAGGCAGGCTGCTTGGTGGGCACCCACTACCCCCAGCCCATCGTGGAGCATGGGGCAGCAAGCAAGAGGAATCTGGGGCGCATGAAGGCAGCCCGCACCCAGAAAGGTAACGAATCCCCCAGGAGGCATCAAGCTCCCCTTGCACCCTGCCGCCACTCCAgctgccttcctctcctccaggcACCAAGCGGGAAGAAGCAGCTGGCCTCTCAGTGGCTGAATCACAAAGGAAAAAGCCCAAGGCCGAGCAACACTGACCCCCACAGGGAACCCCAGCTGTGGGTCAGGCACTACTTGTCTGGGTTTGACCCATTTTGCTCAACTGCCTCGCATTAA
- the LOC126038319 gene encoding cryptochrome-2-like isoform X3: protein MQHSAIHWFRKGLRLHDNPALLAAAADCHRLHPLFILDPSSSRAGTNAWRFLLDALRDLDGSLREMGSRLFVVQGCPEEVFPRLFHAWGTTRLTFEVDTEPSARQRDANVAKLAERHGVEVIREVSHTLYNTERVLALNDGKAPLTYKGLQSLLASLGPPEKPAPTLTLEHLQGLAVQLQEARDGAHLTEPQHHSPQPLPQIRLPIGPHLLVVAGRGLPEAGALPAPSLLARAAPLEGIFLHRRRWHPQFRQDGRQPHLPAGRLGQQPPAPLCLEGGPDSLSLHRRHHDPAAHRGLDPPPCSACCCLLPHPRGPLDLLGRRAEGQNITPNTHQCPPGSWGPRPHAIVVSHRSLRSSCWMLTGPSMPATGCGCQAVPSSTDISTSTHLLPLARRQTGTEHTFGRRKTQSHVKWEVASLMALTPCCRKYLPVLKDFPAKYIYEPWKAPRAVQEQAGCLVGTHYPQPIVEHGAASKRNLGRMKAARTQKGNESPRRHQAPLAPCRHSSCLPLLQAPSGKKQLASQWLNHKGKSPRPSNTDPHREPQLWVRHYLSGFDPFCSTASH from the exons ATGCAGCACAGCGCTATCCACTGGTTTCGGAAAGGTCTCCGGCTGCACGACAACCCGGCGCTGCTGGCAGCGGCGGCTGATTGCCACCGCCTTCATCCCCTCTTCATCCTCGACCCGTCCAGCAGCCGGGCAGGCACCAACGCCTGGCGGTTCCTCCTCGATGCCCTGCGGGACTTGGATGGGAGCCTGCGGGAAATGGGCTCCAG GCTGTTTGTGGTgcagggctgcccagaggaggtgTTCCCCCGTCTCTTCCATGCCTGGGGGACAACACGGTTGACCTTCGAGGTGGACACCGAACCCTCTGCCCGCCAGCGCGATGCCAACGTGGCCAAGCTGGCAGAACGGCATGGTGTGGAGGTGATCCGGGAGGTGTCCCACACCCTCTACAACACCGAGAG AGTCCTTGCCTTGAACGATGGCAAAGCCCCCCTGACCTACAAGGGCCTGCAGAGCCTCCTGGCATCCCTCGGACCCCCAGAGAAGCCGGCCCCAACACTCACATTGGAACATCTCCAGG GCCTGGCTGTGCAGCTTCAAGAAGCCCGAGACGGAGCCCACCTCACTGAGCCCCAGCACCACAGTCCTCAGCCCCTACCTCAAATTCGGCTGCCTATCGGTCCGCACCTTCTGGTGGTGGCTGGACGAGGTCTACCAGAGG CGGGAGCACTCCCAGCCCCCAGTCTCCTTGCACGGGCAGCTCCTCTGGAGGGAATTTTTCTACACCGCCGGCGCTGGCATCCCCAATTTCGACAGGATGGTCGGCAACCCCATCTGCCTGCAGGTCGACTGGGACAACAACCCCCAGCACCTCTGTGCCTGGAAGGAG GGCCAGACAGCCTATCCCTTCATCGACGCCATCATGACCCAGCTGCGCACCGAGGGCTGGATCCACCACCTTGCTCGGCATGCTGTTGCCTGCTTCCTCACCCGCGGGGACCTTTGGATCTCCTGGGAAGAAGGGCTGAAGGTCAGAATATCACCCCCAACACCCACCAGTGCCCACCGGGCTCTTGGGGACCCCGTCCCCACGCCATTGTGGTGTCCCACAGGTCTTTGAGGAGCTCCTGCTGGATGCTGACTGGTCCCTCAATGCCGGCAACTGGCTGTGGCTGTCAGGCAGTGCCTTCTTCCACCGATATTTCCACATCTACTCACCTGTTGCCTTTGGCAAGAAGACAGACCGGGACGGAGCATACATTCGGTAGGCGCAAAACCCAAAGCCATGTGAAATGGGAGGTGGCCTCCTTGATGGCTTTGACCCCTTGTTGTAGAAAATACCTCCCTGTCCTCAAGGATTTCCCTGCCAAGTACATCTATGAACCGTGGAAGGCACCACGGGCTGTGCAGGAACAGGCAGGCTGCTTGGTGGGCACCCACTACCCCCAGCCCATCGTGGAGCATGGGGCAGCAAGCAAGAGGAATCTGGGGCGCATGAAGGCAGCCCGCACCCAGAAAGGTAACGAATCCCCCAGGAGGCATCAAGCTCCCCTTGCACCCTGCCGCCACTCCAgctgccttcctctcctccaggcACCAAGCGGGAAGAAGCAGCTGGCCTCTCAGTGGCTGAATCACAAAGGAAAAAGCCCAAGGCCGAGCAACACTGACCCCCACAGGGAACCCCAGCTGTGGGTCAGGCACTACTTGTCTGGGTTTGACCCATTTTGCTCAACTGCCTCGCATTAA
- the LOC126038319 gene encoding cryptochrome-1-like isoform X1, producing the protein MQHSAIHWFRKGLRLHDNPALLAAAADCHRLHPLFILDPSSSRAGTNAWRFLLDALRDLDGSLREMGSRLFVVQGCPEEVFPRLFHAWGTTRLTFEVDTEPSARQRDANVAKLAERHGVEVIREVSHTLYNTERVLALNDGKAPLTYKGLQSLLASLGPPEKPAPTLTLEHLQGEHGVDLGWQTGSASPSLFTPEWSDGCHSPTIHGTAGCHTPCQVSHDTEYGVPTLEELGQDPTKVGPHLYPGGETAALTRLNSLMDRTAWLCSFKKPETEPTSLSPSTTVLSPYLKFGCLSVRTFWWWLDEVYQRREHSQPPVSLHGQLLWREFFYTAGAGIPNFDRMVGNPICLQVDWDNNPQHLCAWKEGQTAYPFIDAIMTQLRTEGWIHHLARHAVACFLTRGDLWISWEEGLKVFEELLLDADWSLNAGNWLWLSGSAFFHRYFHIYSPVAFGKKTDRDGAYIRKYLPVLKDFPAKYIYEPWKAPRAVQEQAGCLVGTHYPQPIVEHGAASKRNLGRMKAARTQKGNESPRRHQAPLAPCRHSSCLPLLQAPSGKKQLASQWLNHKGKSPRPSNTDPHREPQLWVRHYLSGFDPFCSTASH; encoded by the exons ATGCAGCACAGCGCTATCCACTGGTTTCGGAAAGGTCTCCGGCTGCACGACAACCCGGCGCTGCTGGCAGCGGCGGCTGATTGCCACCGCCTTCATCCCCTCTTCATCCTCGACCCGTCCAGCAGCCGGGCAGGCACCAACGCCTGGCGGTTCCTCCTCGATGCCCTGCGGGACTTGGATGGGAGCCTGCGGGAAATGGGCTCCAG GCTGTTTGTGGTgcagggctgcccagaggaggtgTTCCCCCGTCTCTTCCATGCCTGGGGGACAACACGGTTGACCTTCGAGGTGGACACCGAACCCTCTGCCCGCCAGCGCGATGCCAACGTGGCCAAGCTGGCAGAACGGCATGGTGTGGAGGTGATCCGGGAGGTGTCCCACACCCTCTACAACACCGAGAG AGTCCTTGCCTTGAACGATGGCAAAGCCCCCCTGACCTACAAGGGCCTGCAGAGCCTCCTGGCATCCCTCGGACCCCCAGAGAAGCCGGCCCCAACACTCACATTGGAACATCTCCAGGGTGAGCATGGGGTGGACCTGGGGTGGCAGACTGGGTCAGCGTCTCCCTCACTGTTCACCCCGGAGTGGAGTGATGGCTGTCACAGCCCCACCATACATGGCACCGCAGGCTGCCACACCCCATGCCAGGTCAGCCATGACACTGAGTACGGGGTCCCCACCTTGGAGGAGCTGGGCCAGGACCCCACCAAGGTGGGTCCTCACCTCTACCCCGGCGGGGAGACAGCAGCACTCACCCGGCTCAACTCACTCATGGACAGGACG GCCTGGCTGTGCAGCTTCAAGAAGCCCGAGACGGAGCCCACCTCACTGAGCCCCAGCACCACAGTCCTCAGCCCCTACCTCAAATTCGGCTGCCTATCGGTCCGCACCTTCTGGTGGTGGCTGGACGAGGTCTACCAGAGG CGGGAGCACTCCCAGCCCCCAGTCTCCTTGCACGGGCAGCTCCTCTGGAGGGAATTTTTCTACACCGCCGGCGCTGGCATCCCCAATTTCGACAGGATGGTCGGCAACCCCATCTGCCTGCAGGTCGACTGGGACAACAACCCCCAGCACCTCTGTGCCTGGAAGGAG GGCCAGACAGCCTATCCCTTCATCGACGCCATCATGACCCAGCTGCGCACCGAGGGCTGGATCCACCACCTTGCTCGGCATGCTGTTGCCTGCTTCCTCACCCGCGGGGACCTTTGGATCTCCTGGGAAGAAGGGCTGAAG GTCTTTGAGGAGCTCCTGCTGGATGCTGACTGGTCCCTCAATGCCGGCAACTGGCTGTGGCTGTCAGGCAGTGCCTTCTTCCACCGATATTTCCACATCTACTCACCTGTTGCCTTTGGCAAGAAGACAGACCGGGACGGAGCATACATTCG AAAATACCTCCCTGTCCTCAAGGATTTCCCTGCCAAGTACATCTATGAACCGTGGAAGGCACCACGGGCTGTGCAGGAACAGGCAGGCTGCTTGGTGGGCACCCACTACCCCCAGCCCATCGTGGAGCATGGGGCAGCAAGCAAGAGGAATCTGGGGCGCATGAAGGCAGCCCGCACCCAGAAAGGTAACGAATCCCCCAGGAGGCATCAAGCTCCCCTTGCACCCTGCCGCCACTCCAgctgccttcctctcctccaggcACCAAGCGGGAAGAAGCAGCTGGCCTCTCAGTGGCTGAATCACAAAGGAAAAAGCCCAAGGCCGAGCAACACTGACCCCCACAGGGAACCCCAGCTGTGGGTCAGGCACTACTTGTCTGGGTTTGACCCATTTTGCTCAACTGCCTCGCATTAA
- the LOC126038319 gene encoding uncharacterized protein LOC126038319 isoform X6, with protein sequence MQHSAIHWFRKGLRLHDNPALLAAAADCHRLHPLFILDPSSSRAGTNAWRFLLDALRDLDGSLREMGSRLFVVQGCPEEVFPRLFHAWGTTRLTFEVDTEPSARQRDANVAKLAERHGVEVIREVSHTLYNTERVLALNDGKAPLTYKGLQSLLASLGPPEKPAPTLTLEHLQGLAVQLQEARDGAHLTEPQHHSPQPLPQIRLPIGPHLLVVAGRGLPEAGALPAPSLLARAAPLEGIFLHRRRWHPQFRQDGRQPHLPAGRLGQQPPAPLCLEGGPDSLSLHRRHHDPAAHRGLDPPPCSACCCLLPHPRGPLDLLGRRAEGQNITPNTHQCPPGSWGPRPHAIVVSHRSLRSSCWMLTGPSMPATGCGCQAVPSSTDISTSTHLLPLARRQTGTEHTFENTSLSSRISLPSTSMNRGRHHGLCRNRQAAWWAPTTPSPSWSMGQQARGIWGA encoded by the exons ATGCAGCACAGCGCTATCCACTGGTTTCGGAAAGGTCTCCGGCTGCACGACAACCCGGCGCTGCTGGCAGCGGCGGCTGATTGCCACCGCCTTCATCCCCTCTTCATCCTCGACCCGTCCAGCAGCCGGGCAGGCACCAACGCCTGGCGGTTCCTCCTCGATGCCCTGCGGGACTTGGATGGGAGCCTGCGGGAAATGGGCTCCAG GCTGTTTGTGGTgcagggctgcccagaggaggtgTTCCCCCGTCTCTTCCATGCCTGGGGGACAACACGGTTGACCTTCGAGGTGGACACCGAACCCTCTGCCCGCCAGCGCGATGCCAACGTGGCCAAGCTGGCAGAACGGCATGGTGTGGAGGTGATCCGGGAGGTGTCCCACACCCTCTACAACACCGAGAG AGTCCTTGCCTTGAACGATGGCAAAGCCCCCCTGACCTACAAGGGCCTGCAGAGCCTCCTGGCATCCCTCGGACCCCCAGAGAAGCCGGCCCCAACACTCACATTGGAACATCTCCAGG GCCTGGCTGTGCAGCTTCAAGAAGCCCGAGACGGAGCCCACCTCACTGAGCCCCAGCACCACAGTCCTCAGCCCCTACCTCAAATTCGGCTGCCTATCGGTCCGCACCTTCTGGTGGTGGCTGGACGAGGTCTACCAGAGG CGGGAGCACTCCCAGCCCCCAGTCTCCTTGCACGGGCAGCTCCTCTGGAGGGAATTTTTCTACACCGCCGGCGCTGGCATCCCCAATTTCGACAGGATGGTCGGCAACCCCATCTGCCTGCAGGTCGACTGGGACAACAACCCCCAGCACCTCTGTGCCTGGAAGGAG GGCCAGACAGCCTATCCCTTCATCGACGCCATCATGACCCAGCTGCGCACCGAGGGCTGGATCCACCACCTTGCTCGGCATGCTGTTGCCTGCTTCCTCACCCGCGGGGACCTTTGGATCTCCTGGGAAGAAGGGCTGAAGGTCAGAATATCACCCCCAACACCCACCAGTGCCCACCGGGCTCTTGGGGACCCCGTCCCCACGCCATTGTGGTGTCCCACAGGTCTTTGAGGAGCTCCTGCTGGATGCTGACTGGTCCCTCAATGCCGGCAACTGGCTGTGGCTGTCAGGCAGTGCCTTCTTCCACCGATATTTCCACATCTACTCACCTGTTGCCTTTGGCAAGAAGACAGACCGGGACGGAGCATACATTCG AAAATACCTCCCTGTCCTCAAGGATTTCCCTGCCAAGTACATCTATGAACCGTGGAAGGCACCACGGGCTGTGCAGGAACAGGCAGGCTGCTTGGTGGGCACCCACTACCCCCAGCCCATCGTGGAGCATGGGGCAGCAAGCAAGAGGAATCTGGGGCGCATGA
- the LOC126038319 gene encoding cryptochrome-1-like isoform X5, translating to MQHSAIHWFRKGLRLHDNPALLAAAADCHRLHPLFILDPSSSRAGTNAWRFLLDALRDLDGSLREMGSRLFVVQGCPEEVFPRLFHAWGTTRLTFEVDTEPSARQRDANVAKLAERHGVEVIREVSHTLYNTERVLALNDGKAPLTYKGLQSLLASLGPPEKPAPTLTLEHLQGEHGVDLGWQTGSASPSLFTPEWSDGCHSPTIHGTAGCHTPCQVSHDTEYGVPTLEELGQDPTKVGPHLYPGGETAALTRLNSLMDRTAWLCSFKKPETEPTSLSPSTTVLSPYLKFGCLSVRTFWWWLDEVYQRREHSQPPVSLHGQLLWREFFYTAGAGIPNFDRMVGNPICLQVDWDNNPQHLCAWKEGQTAYPFIDAIMTQLRTEGWIHHLARHAVACFLTRGDLWISWEEGLKVFEELLLDADWSLNAGNWLWLSGSAFFHRYFHIYSPVAFGKKTDRDGAYIRISLPSTSMNRGRHHGLCRNRQAAWWAPTTPSPSWSMGQQARGIWGA from the exons ATGCAGCACAGCGCTATCCACTGGTTTCGGAAAGGTCTCCGGCTGCACGACAACCCGGCGCTGCTGGCAGCGGCGGCTGATTGCCACCGCCTTCATCCCCTCTTCATCCTCGACCCGTCCAGCAGCCGGGCAGGCACCAACGCCTGGCGGTTCCTCCTCGATGCCCTGCGGGACTTGGATGGGAGCCTGCGGGAAATGGGCTCCAG GCTGTTTGTGGTgcagggctgcccagaggaggtgTTCCCCCGTCTCTTCCATGCCTGGGGGACAACACGGTTGACCTTCGAGGTGGACACCGAACCCTCTGCCCGCCAGCGCGATGCCAACGTGGCCAAGCTGGCAGAACGGCATGGTGTGGAGGTGATCCGGGAGGTGTCCCACACCCTCTACAACACCGAGAG AGTCCTTGCCTTGAACGATGGCAAAGCCCCCCTGACCTACAAGGGCCTGCAGAGCCTCCTGGCATCCCTCGGACCCCCAGAGAAGCCGGCCCCAACACTCACATTGGAACATCTCCAGGGTGAGCATGGGGTGGACCTGGGGTGGCAGACTGGGTCAGCGTCTCCCTCACTGTTCACCCCGGAGTGGAGTGATGGCTGTCACAGCCCCACCATACATGGCACCGCAGGCTGCCACACCCCATGCCAGGTCAGCCATGACACTGAGTACGGGGTCCCCACCTTGGAGGAGCTGGGCCAGGACCCCACCAAGGTGGGTCCTCACCTCTACCCCGGCGGGGAGACAGCAGCACTCACCCGGCTCAACTCACTCATGGACAGGACG GCCTGGCTGTGCAGCTTCAAGAAGCCCGAGACGGAGCCCACCTCACTGAGCCCCAGCACCACAGTCCTCAGCCCCTACCTCAAATTCGGCTGCCTATCGGTCCGCACCTTCTGGTGGTGGCTGGACGAGGTCTACCAGAGG CGGGAGCACTCCCAGCCCCCAGTCTCCTTGCACGGGCAGCTCCTCTGGAGGGAATTTTTCTACACCGCCGGCGCTGGCATCCCCAATTTCGACAGGATGGTCGGCAACCCCATCTGCCTGCAGGTCGACTGGGACAACAACCCCCAGCACCTCTGTGCCTGGAAGGAG GGCCAGACAGCCTATCCCTTCATCGACGCCATCATGACCCAGCTGCGCACCGAGGGCTGGATCCACCACCTTGCTCGGCATGCTGTTGCCTGCTTCCTCACCCGCGGGGACCTTTGGATCTCCTGGGAAGAAGGGCTGAAG GTCTTTGAGGAGCTCCTGCTGGATGCTGACTGGTCCCTCAATGCCGGCAACTGGCTGTGGCTGTCAGGCAGTGCCTTCTTCCACCGATATTTCCACATCTACTCACCTGTTGCCTTTGGCAAGAAGACAGACCGGGACGGAGCATACATTCG GATTTCCCTGCCAAGTACATCTATGAACCGTGGAAGGCACCACGGGCTGTGCAGGAACAGGCAGGCTGCTTGGTGGGCACCCACTACCCCCAGCCCATCGTGGAGCATGGGGCAGCAAGCAAGAGGAATCTGGGGCGCATGA
- the LOC126038319 gene encoding cryptochrome-1-like isoform X4 has protein sequence MQHSAIHWFRKGLRLHDNPALLAAAADCHRLHPLFILDPSSSRAGTNAWRFLLDALRDLDGSLREMGSRLFVVQGCPEEVFPRLFHAWGTTRLTFEVDTEPSARQRDANVAKLAERHGVEVIREVSHTLYNTERVLALNDGKAPLTYKGLQSLLASLGPPEKPAPTLTLEHLQGEHGVDLGWQTGSASPSLFTPEWSDGCHSPTIHGTAGCHTPCQVSHDTEYGVPTLEELGQDPTKVGPHLYPGGETAALTRLNSLMDRTAWLCSFKKPETEPTSLSPSTTVLSPYLKFGCLSVRTFWWWLDEVYQRREHSQPPVSLHGQLLWREFFYTAGAGIPNFDRMVGNPICLQVDWDNNPQHLCAWKEGQTAYPFIDAIMTQLRTEGWIHHLARHAVACFLTRGDLWISWEEGLKVFEELLLDADWSLNAGNWLWLSGSAFFHRYFHIYSPVAFGKKTDRDGAYIRKYLPVLKDFPAKYIYEPWKAPRAVQEQAGCLVGTHYPQPIVEHGAASKRNLGRMKAARTQKGTKREEAAGLSVAESQRKKPKAEQH, from the exons ATGCAGCACAGCGCTATCCACTGGTTTCGGAAAGGTCTCCGGCTGCACGACAACCCGGCGCTGCTGGCAGCGGCGGCTGATTGCCACCGCCTTCATCCCCTCTTCATCCTCGACCCGTCCAGCAGCCGGGCAGGCACCAACGCCTGGCGGTTCCTCCTCGATGCCCTGCGGGACTTGGATGGGAGCCTGCGGGAAATGGGCTCCAG GCTGTTTGTGGTgcagggctgcccagaggaggtgTTCCCCCGTCTCTTCCATGCCTGGGGGACAACACGGTTGACCTTCGAGGTGGACACCGAACCCTCTGCCCGCCAGCGCGATGCCAACGTGGCCAAGCTGGCAGAACGGCATGGTGTGGAGGTGATCCGGGAGGTGTCCCACACCCTCTACAACACCGAGAG AGTCCTTGCCTTGAACGATGGCAAAGCCCCCCTGACCTACAAGGGCCTGCAGAGCCTCCTGGCATCCCTCGGACCCCCAGAGAAGCCGGCCCCAACACTCACATTGGAACATCTCCAGGGTGAGCATGGGGTGGACCTGGGGTGGCAGACTGGGTCAGCGTCTCCCTCACTGTTCACCCCGGAGTGGAGTGATGGCTGTCACAGCCCCACCATACATGGCACCGCAGGCTGCCACACCCCATGCCAGGTCAGCCATGACACTGAGTACGGGGTCCCCACCTTGGAGGAGCTGGGCCAGGACCCCACCAAGGTGGGTCCTCACCTCTACCCCGGCGGGGAGACAGCAGCACTCACCCGGCTCAACTCACTCATGGACAGGACG GCCTGGCTGTGCAGCTTCAAGAAGCCCGAGACGGAGCCCACCTCACTGAGCCCCAGCACCACAGTCCTCAGCCCCTACCTCAAATTCGGCTGCCTATCGGTCCGCACCTTCTGGTGGTGGCTGGACGAGGTCTACCAGAGG CGGGAGCACTCCCAGCCCCCAGTCTCCTTGCACGGGCAGCTCCTCTGGAGGGAATTTTTCTACACCGCCGGCGCTGGCATCCCCAATTTCGACAGGATGGTCGGCAACCCCATCTGCCTGCAGGTCGACTGGGACAACAACCCCCAGCACCTCTGTGCCTGGAAGGAG GGCCAGACAGCCTATCCCTTCATCGACGCCATCATGACCCAGCTGCGCACCGAGGGCTGGATCCACCACCTTGCTCGGCATGCTGTTGCCTGCTTCCTCACCCGCGGGGACCTTTGGATCTCCTGGGAAGAAGGGCTGAAG GTCTTTGAGGAGCTCCTGCTGGATGCTGACTGGTCCCTCAATGCCGGCAACTGGCTGTGGCTGTCAGGCAGTGCCTTCTTCCACCGATATTTCCACATCTACTCACCTGTTGCCTTTGGCAAGAAGACAGACCGGGACGGAGCATACATTCG AAAATACCTCCCTGTCCTCAAGGATTTCCCTGCCAAGTACATCTATGAACCGTGGAAGGCACCACGGGCTGTGCAGGAACAGGCAGGCTGCTTGGTGGGCACCCACTACCCCCAGCCCATCGTGGAGCATGGGGCAGCAAGCAAGAGGAATCTGGGGCGCATGAAGGCAGCCCGCACCCAGAAAG gcACCAAGCGGGAAGAAGCAGCTGGCCTCTCAGTGGCTGAATCACAAAGGAAAAAGCCCAAGGCCGAGCAACACTGA